One window of Chloroflexus aggregans DSM 9485 genomic DNA carries:
- the trpA gene encoding tryptophan synthase subunit alpha, producing MNRITETFARLRSSGRIALMPYLTVGFPERESTLELVPALEAAGASLFELGIPFSDPLADGATIQRATQRALENGVTIADCITTVAQLRARNVKAPLLLMGYYNPLLRYGLERACAELAAAGGDGWIIPDLPLEEAAELRPIAAAHHLDLIMFIAPTTPPTRITQIVAHASGFLYIVSLTGVTGARQTLAANLADLITTVRQQTDLPLVVGFGISQPSHVAEVARLADGAIVGSALIDRLERLAPSERVSGATAYIRELVSATERVH from the coding sequence ATGAATCGCATTACCGAAACCTTTGCCCGCCTACGATCATCTGGGCGAATCGCCCTGATGCCATACCTGACGGTTGGTTTTCCCGAACGGGAAAGCACGCTTGAGTTGGTGCCGGCGTTGGAAGCGGCGGGAGCCAGTCTGTTTGAACTGGGCATCCCTTTCTCGGATCCATTAGCCGATGGTGCGACCATCCAGCGCGCGACGCAGCGTGCGCTGGAGAACGGAGTAACGATTGCCGATTGTATTACTACGGTGGCCCAACTACGCGCCCGGAATGTCAAGGCTCCGTTGCTCTTAATGGGCTACTACAATCCGTTGTTACGTTATGGCCTCGAACGGGCTTGCGCCGAGTTAGCCGCTGCCGGTGGTGATGGTTGGATCATTCCCGATCTGCCGCTTGAGGAGGCGGCTGAGTTGCGCCCGATCGCGGCTGCCCACCATCTCGATCTCATTATGTTCATTGCGCCAACCACACCGCCGACCCGGATCACGCAGATTGTGGCTCACGCGAGTGGCTTTCTCTATATCGTGTCGTTGACCGGTGTTACCGGTGCCCGGCAGACGTTAGCTGCTAACCTTGCCGATCTGATCACCACAGTACGTCAACAAACCGATCTGCCGCTCGTGGTCGGTTTTGGTATCAGCCAGCCGTCCCATGTCGCGGAGGTGGCTCGGTTGGCCGACGGGGCAATTGTGGGGAGTGCGTTGATCGACCGGCTTGAACGGTTGGCCCCATCGGAGCGGGTATCCGGTGCTACGGCCTACATCCGTGAATTGGTGAGCGCGACCGAACGTGTACATTAG
- a CDS encoding response regulator produces MIRILLVDDQTLVRQGIQTLLDLEEDLTVVGAAANGQQALELAEQLQPDVVLMDIRMPVMDGVAATREITRRWPQIGVIILTTFDDDEYVIEGLKAGARGYMLKDADSHEIVEAVRIVTRGEALIQPSITRKVLAEFTRLAGGHTPVTSPLTEPLTEREMDVLHGIAAGKSNREIADQLCISEGTVKNHVSSLLAKLDVRDRTQAIIRARELRLIP; encoded by the coding sequence ATGATCCGCATTCTGTTGGTCGATGACCAAACGTTGGTGCGGCAGGGCATTCAGACACTGCTCGATCTGGAAGAGGATTTAACGGTTGTAGGGGCAGCGGCGAATGGTCAACAGGCATTGGAGTTGGCTGAACAGTTGCAGCCCGATGTGGTTTTGATGGATATTCGGATGCCGGTAATGGATGGAGTTGCTGCCACTCGTGAGATAACGCGGCGTTGGCCTCAGATCGGTGTGATTATTTTGACCACGTTTGACGACGATGAATATGTGATTGAGGGTTTGAAGGCCGGTGCGCGCGGGTATATGCTTAAAGATGCCGATAGTCATGAGATTGTTGAGGCGGTGCGGATTGTTACCCGCGGTGAAGCATTGATCCAGCCGAGTATCACGCGCAAGGTGTTGGCCGAGTTTACCCGATTGGCCGGTGGGCATACACCGGTAACGTCGCCGCTGACCGAACCGCTAACCGAACGCGAGATGGATGTTTTGCACGGTATTGCCGCCGGCAAGTCGAACCGTGAGATCGCCGATCAGCTTTGTATCAGCGAGGGGACGGTCAAAAATCATGTGTCGAGTCTGTTGGCTAAACTCGATGTGCGTGATCGAACCCAAGCGATTATCCGCGCCCGTGAATTACGTCTCATCCCCTAA
- a CDS encoding BCD family MFS transporter: MAMADTLLRPVRQVQHWLEAHPRVRMWLRVFRLSLFQFGMGLSLAPLTGTLNRVLINELGIAAFLVGSLLALHYFISPARAIFGYRSDIHRAAGRWRTPYLVLGAMLTYGGLATAPFSLILLSGEGFLPFPFAVIVCFAIFFAYGLGVNIAETIYLAIVSDVTPPQERGRVLSVLWVALVLGTIVGSLLIGELLLDYSHTRLIQVMQGSALAFVFLTFMSMLDQERLKPNGELVDFTPVRVRETLGESLRMLAAQRPLRNLFIVLALATTGFAVHDVLLEPYGGQVLGMTVAETTRLTAVWGGGMLTAIVLTGWLLWRGHSALRLLGSSTLLGILGFATISLSTTPDHVGQFLGGIALIGMGRGMLIVGGLSLVMGLCDRAHAGLFIALWGITQALAQGIGTISAGLARDVIGRMSGVVANGYIAVYLSALTLIAVAGAMLLILSWRGQLRAEQVRSPWSSLDQVNADQIIF; this comes from the coding sequence ATGGCGATGGCAGATACCTTGCTGCGTCCGGTGCGTCAGGTGCAACACTGGTTGGAAGCACATCCCCGGGTGCGAATGTGGTTACGTGTATTTCGCCTGAGTCTGTTCCAATTTGGGATGGGGCTTTCGCTAGCGCCACTCACCGGTACACTCAACCGCGTTCTGATCAATGAGTTAGGCATCGCCGCTTTTCTGGTTGGTTCCTTGTTGGCACTACACTATTTTATTTCGCCAGCCCGTGCCATTTTTGGCTATCGCTCTGACATCCATCGCGCTGCCGGGCGTTGGCGTACACCGTATCTTGTGTTAGGTGCAATGCTTACCTACGGCGGATTAGCGACTGCACCTTTCTCGCTGATTTTGCTCAGTGGTGAAGGGTTTTTACCTTTTCCCTTCGCAGTCATCGTTTGTTTTGCAATCTTTTTTGCTTACGGGTTAGGTGTCAATATTGCCGAGACGATCTATCTCGCGATTGTCAGTGACGTGACGCCACCGCAAGAGCGTGGGCGGGTGTTGAGTGTGTTGTGGGTGGCGCTAGTCTTGGGCACGATTGTCGGATCGCTGCTGATCGGCGAGCTGTTGCTTGACTATAGTCATACTCGCCTGATACAGGTGATGCAAGGTTCGGCGCTTGCCTTTGTCTTCCTCACATTTATGTCAATGCTCGATCAAGAGCGGCTGAAGCCGAACGGTGAGTTGGTCGACTTTACACCGGTGCGGGTACGCGAAACGCTCGGCGAATCGCTGCGGATGCTGGCCGCTCAACGTCCACTACGCAATCTGTTTATCGTGCTGGCCCTCGCTACAACCGGTTTCGCCGTTCATGATGTCTTGCTCGAACCGTATGGCGGGCAGGTATTGGGTATGACCGTCGCCGAAACGACCCGCTTAACCGCAGTGTGGGGCGGCGGTATGCTTACCGCCATCGTGCTGACCGGTTGGCTGCTCTGGCGTGGTCATTCGGCACTGCGCCTACTCGGTAGTTCGACGTTGTTGGGCATTCTTGGTTTCGCGACGATTAGTCTATCAACGACCCCCGATCATGTTGGTCAGTTCCTGGGCGGGATTGCTCTCATCGGCATGGGACGCGGGATGTTAATCGTCGGTGGTCTTTCGCTGGTGATGGGATTGTGCGACCGCGCTCATGCCGGTCTCTTTATCGCGCTCTGGGGTATTACACAGGCCTTAGCCCAAGGGATAGGCACGATTAGTGCTGGCTTGGCCCGCGATGTGATCGGACGTATGAGCGGGGTCGTTGCAAATGGTTATATCGCCGTCTACCTCAGCGCACTGACGCTGATCGCGGTGGCCGGCGCAATGCTGTTGATCTTAAGTTGGCGCGGCCAACTACGCGCCGAACAAGTGCGCTCGCCATGGAGCAGCCTTGACCAGGTTAATGCCGACCAGATTATCTTCTAG
- a CDS encoding Lrp/AsnC family transcriptional regulator, protein MEARAYVLIEAESGKIGEVLTALRAIDGLIAVDAVTGPYDIVATVQTPDPRQIGRLVMNDIHAISGVKRTITCMVIG, encoded by the coding sequence ATGGAAGCGCGAGCATACGTGTTGATCGAGGCCGAGTCCGGAAAGATCGGCGAGGTGCTGACTGCATTGCGCGCGATTGATGGTCTGATCGCGGTTGATGCTGTGACCGGCCCGTATGACATCGTTGCTACCGTCCAAACCCCTGATCCGCGTCAGATCGGTCGGCTGGTTATGAACGATATTCACGCGATTAGTGGGGTGAAGCGCACCATCACGTGTATGGTTATTGGGTGA
- a CDS encoding acetamidase/formamidase family protein, with protein MAEYVLERGKVHHKWDNSLPPAIEIESGDVVHCETAEVTNNQVTPGCDASVLMNLDFSQLYPLAGPIFVKDAQPGDILAVEILRLQPLDWGWTGIIPGLGLLAQDFTEPYIRHFDLSNGQTAPLRDDIHIPLQPFCGTMGVALDEPGAFDVLPTGKGGGNIDTRHLNVGATLYLPVFVPGALFSAGDCHAAQGDGEVCVTGIECPMQFSLRFHVIKGRSLKPWRYHFHTPPGPIQPAYDARGYYVTTAIGPDLMENARNAVRDMIEWLTDNYQLSREDAYVLCSLAGDLRISQIVDAPNWCVSFYMALSVFRS; from the coding sequence ATGGCCGAGTATGTGTTGGAGAGGGGCAAGGTTCACCACAAATGGGACAATAGTCTACCACCGGCAATCGAGATTGAGTCAGGTGACGTTGTCCATTGTGAGACGGCGGAGGTGACAAATAATCAGGTGACACCCGGGTGTGACGCAAGCGTATTGATGAACCTCGATTTTTCTCAACTTTACCCGTTGGCAGGCCCGATCTTTGTCAAGGATGCGCAGCCCGGTGATATTCTTGCAGTTGAGATTCTCCGTCTCCAACCGCTTGATTGGGGGTGGACGGGTATTATTCCTGGTTTGGGGTTACTCGCCCAAGATTTTACAGAACCTTATATCCGCCACTTTGATCTCAGTAACGGTCAAACGGCGCCGTTACGCGATGATATTCATATTCCACTCCAACCCTTCTGCGGTACGATGGGGGTTGCGCTCGATGAACCCGGTGCATTTGATGTCTTGCCAACCGGAAAAGGTGGTGGCAATATCGACACGCGCCATCTCAATGTCGGTGCAACATTGTATCTGCCGGTGTTTGTACCCGGAGCACTCTTTTCGGCGGGTGATTGCCACGCAGCGCAAGGTGATGGCGAAGTGTGTGTAACCGGGATCGAGTGTCCGATGCAATTTTCGCTGCGTTTTCACGTGATCAAGGGACGCTCACTCAAGCCGTGGCGTTATCATTTTCATACGCCGCCTGGCCCGATTCAACCGGCTTACGATGCTCGTGGCTATTACGTGACGACGGCAATTGGACCTGATTTGATGGAGAATGCCCGCAATGCGGTGCGTGATATGATCGAGTGGTTGACCGACAATTATCAGCTTAGTCGGGAAGATGCATATGTGTTGTGTAGTTTGGCCGGCGATCTACGGATTAGCCAGATCGTTGATGCGCCCAACTGGTGTGTATCATTCTACATGGCACTGAGCGTGTTTCGATCGTAA
- a CDS encoding carbon-nitrogen hydrolase family protein: MSITGFAGLSFLIMACNTALTTSWPAILQRQILWASLLTLGGVAVVLGWGWWEVQQVPLSAKPVRVGSIADQANQFSLSAGNTTDVSLQVLQRDITLTRELRAYQPQLIVWPENELADDPTITAHIQALARESGAFLVVDMVWPTTDGLYDAAVLFGPDGSERGRQAKINVTDEERQAGFIAGPRRSVVVTTPFGIVGLGVCYDRHTPEVTRMLAKAGSQIVAMPADDDLMGDPRFPRTHAADTVLRAVENRVAIVGGNTVGMALVVDPVGRIVFASAINQTVAKAGQVFTVAERPLYTAVGDWFGWFSIVAVGSWLLISTIRQTKGCRTAVPRS, from the coding sequence GTGTCGATCACCGGATTTGCCGGTTTAAGTTTTCTGATTATGGCCTGCAATACTGCATTGACCACAAGCTGGCCGGCGATACTACAACGTCAAATACTGTGGGCGTCATTATTAACCTTAGGTGGTGTAGCCGTCGTGCTGGGTTGGGGATGGTGGGAGGTACAACAGGTACCGTTGTCGGCCAAACCGGTGCGTGTCGGGAGTATTGCCGATCAGGCAAACCAATTCAGCTTATCGGCAGGAAATACAACAGACGTTAGTCTACAGGTTCTACAACGTGATATAACGTTGACCCGTGAACTACGCGCCTATCAACCGCAACTCATTGTGTGGCCTGAGAACGAGTTAGCCGATGATCCTACGATCACTGCACACATCCAAGCGTTGGCTCGTGAATCAGGCGCGTTTCTGGTGGTCGATATGGTATGGCCGACGACTGACGGTCTGTACGACGCTGCCGTGCTCTTTGGGCCGGATGGTAGCGAGCGAGGACGACAGGCCAAGATCAACGTGACCGATGAAGAACGGCAGGCAGGTTTTATCGCCGGGCCGCGGCGAAGTGTAGTCGTTACCACGCCGTTTGGTATAGTCGGATTAGGCGTATGTTATGATCGTCACACACCGGAAGTAACGCGCATGCTGGCGAAGGCAGGTTCCCAAATTGTGGCAATGCCGGCTGATGATGATCTCATGGGCGATCCACGGTTTCCACGCACGCATGCTGCTGATACGGTCTTGCGCGCGGTTGAGAATCGGGTTGCTATAGTTGGAGGGAACACCGTCGGGATGGCGTTGGTCGTTGACCCGGTTGGTCGTATCGTGTTTGCGAGCGCAATTAACCAGACCGTAGCAAAAGCCGGACAGGTATTCACCGTTGCTGAACGACCCCTTTACACGGCTGTTGGCGATTGGTTTGGTTGGTTTAGCATCGTTGCCGTTGGTAGTTGGTTACTAATCAGTACCATACGGCAAACGAAGGGGTGCCGCACCGCAGTACCCCGGTCGTAG
- a CDS encoding sensor histidine kinase gives MKPVEQLVQRWQQMIHYFGSGQRTLMLAAYAMISTALVEFILFHRQLPPERFYVVIVLLSVLLSLNAVWERLQQRWGNAIADRVFFSTSSIIFLAANYIGLDAGWTFLPFLLFVIASQAIVGLGVWRGLGVSLLLYLGWCGVLWLRGVPLIQIVVQAPSIALGLIFVLIFSIVAARLVEQTARAERLAAELQSVNVALAAAREREVELAAAEERVRLAREIHDGLGHHLTALNVQLQAAARLLNRDPERAAQALAICREEAQAALNEVRQSVAVMRNAPVNGRPLPEVIAKLVADFKRVSPLHVQFVVEGEIGELPLTVAMALYRAVQEGLTNAQKHGQGTTVTVRLIGEVGQVRLEVVNDGPPAPPVAETGFGLAGLRERAARLGGTLHAEPLPAGGFRLAMVVPHVQTEEKPYDPHSVGR, from the coding sequence ATGAAGCCGGTTGAGCAATTGGTGCAACGCTGGCAGCAGATGATACACTATTTCGGTAGTGGGCAGCGCACGCTCATGCTGGCCGCGTATGCGATGATCAGTACTGCGCTGGTCGAGTTTATCCTCTTTCATCGCCAGTTGCCACCAGAGCGATTTTATGTGGTGATCGTGCTGTTGAGTGTCTTGCTCTCCCTCAACGCCGTCTGGGAGCGATTGCAGCAGCGTTGGGGTAACGCAATTGCCGATAGAGTCTTTTTTAGTACCAGCTCCATCATCTTTCTAGCTGCTAATTATATTGGATTGGACGCCGGTTGGACGTTTTTACCGTTTTTGTTGTTTGTGATTGCATCGCAGGCGATTGTGGGGCTGGGTGTTTGGCGTGGGTTAGGTGTCAGTCTGCTCTTGTACCTCGGTTGGTGTGGGGTGCTCTGGCTGCGTGGAGTGCCGCTCATCCAGATTGTTGTCCAGGCCCCGTCGATTGCCTTAGGATTGATCTTTGTCCTGATCTTTTCTATCGTTGCTGCACGGCTCGTTGAACAAACAGCGCGTGCTGAGCGGTTGGCGGCTGAATTGCAGTCCGTAAACGTGGCATTGGCAGCAGCACGTGAACGGGAGGTAGAGCTTGCTGCTGCCGAGGAACGGGTACGGCTGGCGCGCGAGATACACGACGGGTTGGGGCACCATCTTACGGCGCTGAACGTACAATTGCAAGCCGCTGCGCGCTTGCTCAACCGTGATCCAGAGCGAGCGGCACAGGCATTGGCGATCTGTCGCGAAGAGGCGCAAGCGGCGTTGAATGAGGTGCGACAAAGCGTGGCAGTGATGCGTAACGCACCGGTAAACGGGCGTCCGTTGCCGGAGGTCATCGCGAAACTGGTGGCCGATTTTAAGCGTGTTTCGCCGTTGCATGTGCAGTTTGTGGTTGAGGGAGAGATTGGTGAATTGCCGCTGACTGTTGCTATGGCGCTCTACCGTGCGGTACAAGAGGGCTTGACCAACGCGCAGAAGCACGGCCAGGGTACGACGGTGACGGTACGGCTGATCGGTGAAGTTGGGCAGGTGCGCTTGGAGGTGGTGAACGATGGCCCACCGGCCCCGCCGGTGGCTGAAACCGGCTTTGGCCTGGCCGGCTTGCGCGAACGGGCAGCTCGGTTAGGGGGAACGTTGCACGCTGAACCGCTCCCAGCGGGCGGGTTCCGCTTGGCGATGGTTGTGCCACACGTACAAACAGAGGAGAAGCCGTATGATCCGCATTCTGTTGGTCGATGA